One window of the Aptenodytes patagonicus chromosome 5, bAptPat1.pri.cur, whole genome shotgun sequence genome contains the following:
- the MRPS14 gene encoding small ribosomal subunit protein uS14m: MAVSVLGWALRAARQVVSSPCTRQARSYYVDWRMLRDVKRRKLAYEYADERLRINAIRKNTILPKELQEVADKEIADLPRDSCPVRIRNRCVLTSRPRGVKRRWRLSRIVFRHFADHAQMSGIQRAMW, translated from the exons ATGGCGGtctctgtgctgggctgggcGCTGCGGGCCGCTCGGCAG gttGTCTCCTCACCATGCACAAGGCAAGCGCGGAGCTACTACGTGGACTGGAGGATGCTGCGGGACGTCAAGAGAAGGAAACTGGCGTATGAGTACGCAGATGAGAGGCTGCGGATCAACGCCATCCGGAAGAACACCATCCTTCCCAAGGAGCTGCAG GAAGTGGCTGATAAAGAGATTGCTGACTTGCCCCGGGACAGCTGCCCTGTGAGGATCCGAAATAGGTGTGTCCTGACATCCCGCCCTCGGGGGGTGAAGCGGCGTTGGAGGCTCAGCAGAATTGTTTTCCGCCATTTTGCTGACCATGCTCAGATGTCTGGGATACAGAGGGCTATGTGGTAG
- the CACYBP gene encoding calcyclin-binding protein, with product MAAAHEELQKDLEEVKELLTKATRKRLRDVLMTEKHKLELEIKNQPTPKPKDAAEEEKLSLGGYTVKINNYGWDQSDKFIKIYISLNGVQKLPAENVQVNFTERSFDLLVKNLNGKNYTMTFNNLLKPISVEGSSRKIKTDMVLVMCRKKREEKWECLTQVEKESKEKEKAAYDTSDPSEGLMNLLKKMYAEGDDEMKRTINKAWVESREKQSKGDIPMDI from the exons ATGGCCGCAGCGCACGAGGAG CTACAGAAAGATTTGGAAGAGGTTAAAGAATTGCTTACGAAAGCCACGAGGAAGCGGCTTCGTGATGTCCTGATGACAGAGAAACACAAGCTAGAGCTAGAAATCAAGAATCAGCCTACACCGAAGCCAAAAGATGCGGCAGAGGAAGAAAAGTTGTCACTGGGAGGGTACACAGTGAAAATAAACAATTATG GCTGGGATCAGTCAGATAAGTTTATTAAGATTTACATCTCTTTAAATGGAGTCCAGAAGCTTCCAGCTGAGAACGTGCAGGTGAATTTCACAGAGAG GTCATTCGATCTGCTAGTGAAGAATCTGAATGGGAAGAACTACACCATGACCTTCAACAACCTCCTGAAACCCATCTCTGTGGAAGGAAGCTCTAGAAAG ATAAAGACAGACATGGTCCTTGTGATGTGTAGGAAGAAGCGGGAGGAAAAATGGGAATGTCTCACTcaagtggaaaaagaaagcaaagaaaaaga GAAGGCTGCCTACGACACCTCAGATCCTAGTGAAGGGCTTATGaaccttttaaaaaagatgtatGCAGAAGGGGATGACGAAATGAAGCGCACCATCAACAAGGCCTGGGttgaaagcagagaaaagcaatCCAAAGGGGACATACCGATGGATATTTGA